A window of Streptomyces sp. DG1A-41 contains these coding sequences:
- a CDS encoding glycoside hydrolase family 3 C-terminal domain-containing protein, protein MQGMRRSRRTRTRTTLVLALALVAGLGATVPAQAEDTLPFRNPKLSVDRRVDDLLGRLTLDEKVSLLHQYQPAIPRLGIRSFRTGQEALHGVAWLGEATVFPQAIGLASTWDPKLMERVGSAVGDEVRGFQQERPAGWGLNVWAPVANVLRDPRWGRNEEGYSEDPKLTGALATAYGEGLTGGDPDHLKTAPTLKHYLANNNEVNRTTTSSDLRPRVKHEYEEAAFKPAIEADAATGVMTSYNLVNGRPATVGADLNDVVRTWTDRDLLNVTDAFAPGNIPGDQRYYPTLAEGDAAALKAGIDSFTDNNDDPGPTIGAVNSALRQGLLKESDIDTAVSHILSVRVRLGEFDPGGGRYGSIGKSVVNSPAHRKLARTAAAEGAVLLKNAGGALPLRKSAKAAVVGPLADTLYTDWYSGTLPYAVTPAEGIEAKLGTPVASSEGVDRIAFRNTATGKYVTAGTDADGEPLKESSASGASTQFDIFDWGAGIVTLRSAANGKYVGYNWSHFVNDQTQPNGWFVQQQFVPERQTDGTYTLRYAGYETREPWWSNPVYLGPTGADGTLGLVAKERAAHYAKEIVRSGVEEAVAAVRGKDTAVVVVGSMPAINGRETDDREDMGLAPTQEALVKAVRKANPNTVVVVENSYPTTLGALQKEVPAVLWTSHAGQETGNALADVLFGDVNPAGRLTQTWYRSESDLPSILDYDIIKSDRTYQYFRGRPLYPFGHGLSYTTFRYGALKRVGDGYEVPVTNTGTRPATRWCSCTCGNGSRATSSR, encoded by the coding sequence ATGCAGGGCATGCGAAGAAGCCGGAGAACGAGAACGAGAACGACCCTGGTCCTGGCGTTGGCGCTCGTAGCGGGCCTCGGCGCCACCGTCCCCGCACAGGCGGAGGACACCCTCCCCTTCCGTAACCCGAAACTCTCCGTCGACCGGCGGGTCGACGACCTGCTCGGCCGCCTCACCCTCGACGAGAAGGTCTCCCTCCTCCACCAGTACCAGCCCGCCATCCCCCGCCTCGGCATCCGGTCCTTCCGCACCGGGCAGGAGGCCCTGCACGGCGTGGCCTGGCTCGGCGAGGCCACCGTCTTCCCGCAGGCCATCGGCCTGGCCTCCACCTGGGACCCCAAGCTGATGGAGCGGGTCGGCTCGGCCGTCGGCGACGAGGTGCGCGGCTTCCAGCAGGAACGCCCGGCCGGCTGGGGCCTGAACGTGTGGGCCCCCGTGGCGAACGTGCTGCGCGACCCGCGCTGGGGCCGCAACGAGGAGGGCTACAGCGAGGACCCGAAGCTGACCGGCGCGCTGGCCACGGCCTACGGCGAGGGCCTGACCGGCGGCGACCCGGACCACCTCAAGACGGCTCCCACCCTCAAGCACTACCTCGCCAACAACAACGAGGTGAACCGCACCACCACCTCCTCCGACCTGCGCCCGCGCGTGAAGCACGAGTACGAGGAGGCGGCGTTCAAACCGGCCATCGAGGCGGACGCGGCCACAGGCGTGATGACCTCCTACAACCTGGTCAACGGCCGCCCGGCAACGGTCGGTGCGGACCTGAACGACGTCGTACGGACCTGGACCGACCGGGACCTGCTGAACGTCACCGACGCCTTCGCGCCGGGCAACATCCCCGGCGACCAGAGGTACTACCCCACCCTCGCCGAGGGCGACGCGGCCGCCCTGAAGGCCGGCATCGACAGCTTCACGGACAACAACGACGACCCGGGACCGACGATCGGCGCCGTCAACTCGGCTTTGCGGCAAGGCCTGCTGAAGGAATCGGACATCGACACGGCGGTCTCCCACATCCTCTCCGTCCGCGTCCGCCTCGGCGAGTTCGACCCGGGCGGCGGCAGATACGGCTCCATCGGGAAGTCGGTCGTCAACAGCCCGGCCCATCGGAAGCTGGCCCGCACGGCGGCGGCCGAGGGCGCGGTGCTGCTGAAGAACGCGGGCGGCGCCCTGCCACTGCGGAAGTCCGCGAAGGCGGCGGTCGTCGGCCCCCTCGCCGACACTCTCTACACCGACTGGTACTCGGGCACGCTCCCGTACGCCGTCACGCCCGCCGAGGGCATCGAGGCGAAGCTCGGCACCCCGGTCGCGAGCAGCGAGGGCGTGGACCGGATCGCCTTCCGCAACACGGCGACCGGCAAGTACGTCACGGCGGGCACGGACGCCGACGGCGAGCCGCTGAAGGAGAGCTCGGCCTCAGGTGCCAGCACCCAGTTCGACATCTTCGACTGGGGCGCGGGCATCGTCACCCTCCGCTCGGCCGCCAACGGCAAGTACGTCGGTTACAACTGGTCGCACTTCGTCAACGACCAGACCCAGCCGAACGGCTGGTTCGTCCAGCAGCAGTTCGTGCCGGAGCGGCAGACGGACGGCACGTACACCCTCCGCTACGCCGGGTACGAGACCCGGGAGCCCTGGTGGTCCAACCCGGTCTACCTCGGCCCGACCGGCGCGGACGGCACCCTCGGCCTGGTGGCGAAGGAGCGGGCCGCCCACTACGCCAAGGAGATCGTCCGCAGCGGCGTCGAGGAAGCCGTGGCGGCGGTGCGGGGCAAGGACACGGCCGTGGTGGTGGTCGGCTCGATGCCCGCGATCAACGGCCGGGAGACCGACGACCGTGAGGACATGGGCCTGGCACCGACGCAGGAGGCGCTGGTCAAGGCGGTGCGCAAGGCGAACCCGAACACGGTCGTGGTGGTCGAGAACAGCTACCCCACCACGCTCGGCGCCCTCCAGAAGGAGGTCCCGGCCGTGCTGTGGACGTCCCACGCGGGCCAGGAGACGGGCAACGCGCTCGCCGACGTCCTGTTCGGCGACGTGAACCCCGCCGGCCGCCTCACCCAGACCTGGTACCGCTCCGAGTCCGACCTCCCGTCGATCCTCGACTACGACATCATCAAGTCCGACCGCACCTACCAGTACTTCCGGGGCCGCCCGCTGTACCCCTTCGGCCACGGCCTGTCGTACACGACGTTCCGCTACGGCGCCCTGAAACGCGTGGGCGACGGATACGAGGTGCCGGTCACCAACACCGGCACCCGGCCGGCGACGAGGTGGTGCAGCTGTACGTGCGGCAACGGCAGTCGCGCGACAAGCAGCCGCTGA
- a CDS encoding fibronectin type III-like domain-contianing protein, translating to MQLYVRQRQSRDKQPLKQLKAFQRVALQPGETKTVRLKVREKDLAHWDVTRSKWVVETATYDVLVGASSADIRTRTAWPVRGETIPPRDLSRSTRAENFDDYDAVRLVDESKVRGTAVAASADGAWLKFADAGLGRGASAFSARVAGAPGTVEVRLGAPDGPLAGTARFAGTSSPYEYGTVTAGLSAAARGRTDVYLVLSGGLRLSAFTLR from the coding sequence GTGCAGCTGTACGTGCGGCAACGGCAGTCGCGCGACAAGCAGCCGCTGAAGCAGCTGAAGGCGTTCCAGCGGGTGGCGCTCCAGCCGGGCGAGACGAAGACGGTCCGTCTGAAGGTGAGGGAGAAGGACCTCGCCCACTGGGACGTGACCCGTTCGAAGTGGGTCGTGGAGACGGCCACGTACGACGTGCTGGTGGGCGCGTCCTCGGCCGACATCCGCACCCGCACCGCCTGGCCGGTACGCGGCGAGACGATCCCGCCCCGGGACCTGTCGAGGAGCACCCGTGCCGAGAACTTCGACGACTACGACGCCGTCCGTCTGGTCGACGAGTCGAAGGTACGCGGCACGGCGGTGGCCGCGTCCGCCGACGGCGCGTGGCTGAAGTTCGCGGACGCCGGCCTGGGCCGAGGCGCGTCCGCGTTCAGCGCGCGCGTCGCCGGGGCGCCCGGCACGGTCGAGGTACGCCTCGGCGCACCGGACGGCCCGCTCGCCGGGACGGCACGCTTCGCCGGAACCTCGTCGCCGTACGAATACGGGACGGTGACGGCCGGCCTGTCGGCGGCGGCGAGGGGCCGCACGGACGTGTACCTGGTCCTGAGCGGCGGTCTGCGCCTGTCGGCCTTCACCCTGCGCTGA